CATGCGCGGGCAAAAAACGCATCGCCGGCATCTGTTTGCGTTCTTCGAGAAGTTTCAGAAGACTCTGCTGAAAAAGTTCAAGGTTGCCATCGAGCTTGTCGTAGATCGCGGGAATATTGCCAATCAGCAGGTCGCCGGTGAACGCAAAGCCCTGGCTCACCTCGAGTGGGGTAATATGCCAGGTGTTGTGGCCCGGTGTTTCGAGAATGCGAAACCGGAGTTTTCCGGTAGAGAATTCATCGCCTTCTTTCAAGAGGCGATCGAGCTTTACAGCTCGATCGCCCTGTTTAGTCACCTTCTGGGTCGCGCTGCTGACATCCGTGTCGCGCCCGACCCCCGGCACATCCTGTGCCTCGGCAAATCTTCTGACAAACCTCGCCCAGCGGTCGTTGGCCTTGCGAATGCGCGTTTGCCGCGCCTGCTTGTCGCGAAAGGCAAGCGTTAATATGCGCGAGGTGTCTGCCTGCCAAACATCGATAAAGTCGGGGTAATCGGGTATATCGCGCGCCATCGTGTGGTGACCCCATTTCTGCGTGCGCCGCGCATAGGTGCCCCATAAAAGTCCCGCGGTGATATGGTCGATATGCGGATGCGTGTAGAGTATGACATCTACCTCGCGCATGCTGAGCCCCAGCTGCTTCAGCGCCAGAGCGAGCGACCCAATCGACTCGACATAACCCGAGTCGATCAGCATTGTCGTCTCGTCGCGAATAAGGTAAACCTGATTCGGCGCATAAAACGGTTGGCTCAGAGTTATGCGGTATATCTGGTCGGTGACCTGCAGAATTTCTGCGGGCTTGGCGGTTAGGCTGCGCACGTCAGGTCGAGGGATGAATCGCAGCAGTGCCTGCAAACAAAAAAGCTAAGAGCGAACGAACGTTCATTTATGGTTTACGGGCGGCAAAGACTTGAGTGGCGTACGCAATGAGGATTTTTCCCGTTCTGGTTCTGGCGCTCTGTGCGCTTTTTGCCGCCCGCTGCCAGTCGGTCAGCTCGACTAACTATGCAGAGCGGGAAAACCAGCGAGATTTCACCGTCGATGCAGCCGGTGGCACCTACACTGTGTCGATGTTCCCGCGCACGTACAGTGCCCTCGCAGGGCCGGCATTCTCGCTCGTGCTGGTTTCGCCTGTGCTCGTCGCAGACGAGGCGCTTTACAACTCGGGCACTGCCTCGATAATTCCGTGGTTCAACGCGCGTGGGGTCACTGTGTGGCTCGTGCGCATACCGGCGCAGACGCAGCTTGAGAAATTTGGCCGCGACATCTTGCCCCAGGTGACGACCGCGATTCGCAAAAATTCTACCGATGAATCATGGGTAATGGCGGGTGTTTCGCTCGGTGGTCAGGCGATCGCGCACTACCTGCACGACGCGCCGCGCAATGCGACGATTTCGGGCATGCTCGTTAAATCTGCCTTCTTTCTCGGCACTGGCTTTGACTATAATTATCCTGGGTCTTTTACCAAACGCCTCGGCTCGCTGCAAGACGGCGCAGAGGGCAACCTCTGTGCCGCAGAGTTCTGCAAGCGATTCTTCGCTTCTCTGCCGGCAAAGCTCGTCGCCTCGCGCAAAAACCTGTTCGATGCGTCGGGTAAACCTGTGTGGCGCGATACGCTCGAAACGGTGCAGCTTCAGGGTAAGGGCGTGCGCATCTTCTTTCTGGCTGGCAAGATCGACAATGTCGCGCCTTCTGAAACAGTCTACAAGTTCTACGCGAAAACCATCGGCGACGAGCGCAAGACATCGCCCGATTTCAGGTTCATGCTGCCCGGCAAAATGAACCGGCACGGCAAAGATTTTGACCACGGCATGATGGTCGCGTCAGATGCGCTCGCCTCAGAAATTCTACCCGAAATTCTGAAGTGGATAGATCTCTGATCTTTACTTATAGATCTTCGCTAGCAGCGCCGCGATTTTTTCGTCGCGCGGATTGCGAATCT
The sequence above is a segment of the Turneriella parva DSM 21527 genome. Coding sequences within it:
- a CDS encoding MBL fold metallo-hydrolase, with product MRSLTAKPAEILQVTDQIYRITLSQPFYAPNQVYLIRDETTMLIDSGYVESIGSLALALKQLGLSMREVDVILYTHPHIDHITAGLLWGTYARRTQKWGHHTMARDIPDYPDFIDVWQADTSRILTLAFRDKQARQTRIRKANDRWARFVRRFAEAQDVPGVGRDTDVSSATQKVTKQGDRAVKLDRLLKEGDEFSTGKLRFRILETPGHNTWHITPLEVSQGFAFTGDLLIGNIPAIYDKLDGNLELFQQSLLKLLEERKQMPAMRFLPAHGDEILQPERAIKIVLKTIGILENGLLKKLVEGRKDLVDLMESAFGAHIEGGNHFITALELLEALLRKLMREGRVGSQLYPDGYEEFYLKH